In Microbulbifer sp. GL-2, the following are encoded in one genomic region:
- a CDS encoding integron integrase, whose amino-acid sequence MRSKYLAYKTEQTYCYWVKDFIRFNQMRHPEVLGKAEVDNWLSHLAINRSVSINTQKTALNAVVFLYKQFMGLELGELKFDSSHRPRQLPVVFSHREATDILGQLTGPAKLAVSLMYGSGLRVMEAVRLRVKDVDFAEQCLFVREAKGEKSRRTLLPKTLIEPLKAQIHYALSLHQQDLNEGHGEVYLPFALAKKFPKAAASPVWQYIFPARERSRDPRSDTIRRHHIGEQQIRRAVGRAISNLGIWKKASCHTFRHSFATNLLRSGADIRNIQELLGHNDISTTMIYTHVVGIHERGLTSPLD is encoded by the coding sequence ATGCGTTCAAAGTATTTGGCATACAAAACCGAGCAAACCTATTGCTATTGGGTTAAGGACTTTATTCGCTTTAATCAGATGCGTCATCCAGAAGTATTGGGTAAAGCTGAAGTGGATAATTGGCTCAGTCATTTGGCAATCAATCGATCCGTGTCAATCAATACCCAGAAAACGGCTTTGAATGCGGTAGTATTTTTATACAAGCAGTTTATGGGCCTTGAGCTGGGTGAACTCAAATTTGACAGTAGCCACCGCCCCAGGCAGCTGCCGGTAGTTTTCAGCCATAGGGAGGCTACAGACATTTTGGGGCAGCTTACTGGCCCGGCAAAGCTTGCCGTATCTTTGATGTATGGTTCCGGTCTCAGGGTGATGGAAGCGGTACGGCTTCGAGTTAAGGATGTTGATTTTGCGGAACAGTGCTTATTCGTACGTGAGGCCAAAGGTGAAAAGTCGAGGAGAACCCTGCTACCTAAAACTCTTATTGAGCCTCTAAAGGCCCAAATTCACTATGCTCTCTCGCTCCACCAACAAGATCTTAATGAGGGGCACGGGGAAGTCTATCTTCCCTTCGCCTTGGCCAAAAAATTCCCGAAGGCTGCAGCCAGCCCTGTCTGGCAATATATATTTCCGGCCAGGGAGCGCTCTCGTGATCCTCGCAGCGATACCATACGAAGACATCACATTGGGGAACAACAGATAAGGCGAGCAGTTGGCAGGGCTATTTCAAACTTAGGAATATGGAAAAAAGCCAGCTGCCACACCTTTCGCCATTCTTTTGCTACTAACCTACTGCGATCAGGCGCGGACATTCGCAATATCCAAGAGCTGCTTGGCCACAACGACATAAGTACCACGATGATCTACACTCACGTTGTCGGCATACATGAGCGTGGACTTACCAGCCCTTTGGATTAG
- a CDS encoding thioesterase family protein yields MTEPSPSEFQELVKGFFEKIPFNQQIGLEMRSLDLEALTLSAGFDLRPELIGNVWKNILHGGVIATALDTVGGLTAMVAAYQRMGDVHWKEKADRLSKLGTVDMRVDYLKPGRGEHFLCEGSILRTGNKLVVARMELSNDKEELIATGTATFLY; encoded by the coding sequence ATGACAGAACCCTCACCTAGTGAGTTTCAGGAGCTGGTAAAAGGGTTCTTTGAAAAGATCCCTTTTAACCAACAAATCGGACTTGAAATGCGCTCCCTGGACTTGGAGGCGCTGACCCTTTCAGCAGGATTTGATCTGCGCCCAGAGCTGATTGGTAATGTCTGGAAAAATATCCTACATGGTGGCGTAATCGCTACAGCCCTGGATACTGTCGGTGGCCTTACCGCTATGGTTGCTGCCTACCAGCGAATGGGCGACGTACACTGGAAAGAAAAAGCTGATCGTCTATCCAAACTTGGCACCGTAGATATGCGTGTGGATTACCTGAAGCCGGGCAGGGGAGAGCACTTTCTCTGTGAGGGCTCTATTCTGCGTACTGGTAACAAGCTGGTTGTTGCGCGTATGGAGCTGAGCAATGATAAGGAAGAGTTAATCGCAACCGGTACAGCGACTTTTCTTTATTAG
- the sthA gene encoding Si-specific NAD(P)(+) transhydrogenase codes for MAEQKFDLVVIGSGPAGEAAAMSAAKKGMRAAVIEKRQVVGGNCTHKGTIPSKALRHSVKQLMRYNTQSVFRALGEPRRLTFPQVMQTVNKVISYQVEMHTSFYARNRVELIVGEARFRDANSVEVQLPDGATEIVTAKKFIIATGSRPYRPADVNFDHERVYDSDMILDMQHTPHSIMIYGAGVIGCEYASIFAGLGVKVDLINTRSSLLEFLDDEISDALSYHLRDMGVTVRHQEEYAQVLPNEQGVIMEMQSGKRIHADALLWCNGRTGNTSSLGLDNVGLEANHRGQLSVDDHYCTEVENIYAVGDVIGWPSLASASYDQGRAVAAAIAGRGHRVIEDAPTGIYTLPEISSVGKTESELTAAKVPYEVGRALFKHTARAQISGERVGMLKILFHIETREILGIHCFGAEAAEIVHIGQAIMKQPAPNNSIDYFVNTTFNYPTMAEAYRSAALDGLNRVARL; via the coding sequence ATGGCAGAGCAAAAGTTTGACCTGGTAGTAATTGGTTCGGGCCCGGCAGGTGAAGCCGCCGCGATGAGTGCTGCTAAAAAAGGCATGCGCGCTGCAGTTATTGAAAAGCGCCAGGTAGTTGGTGGCAACTGTACCCACAAAGGCACCATTCCTTCCAAGGCATTGCGCCACTCCGTCAAACAACTGATGCGTTACAACACCCAAAGTGTATTTCGAGCTCTGGGTGAACCCCGCCGCCTTACTTTTCCGCAGGTGATGCAGACAGTTAACAAGGTCATTTCCTACCAGGTGGAAATGCACACTTCTTTTTATGCGCGCAACCGAGTTGAGTTGATTGTTGGCGAAGCCAGGTTTCGCGATGCCAACAGTGTGGAAGTGCAATTACCGGATGGCGCCACAGAAATTGTCACCGCGAAGAAGTTTATTATTGCTACCGGCTCCCGTCCGTATCGCCCGGCCGATGTGAATTTTGATCACGAGCGTGTCTACGATAGCGATATGATTTTAGACATGCAGCATACCCCGCACTCCATCATGATTTACGGGGCGGGAGTGATCGGCTGTGAATATGCTTCAATTTTTGCCGGCTTGGGTGTGAAGGTTGACCTTATAAATACCCGGAGCAGTTTGCTGGAATTTCTGGATGATGAAATCTCAGACGCACTGAGCTACCACCTGCGTGATATGGGTGTCACCGTTCGCCACCAGGAAGAATATGCTCAAGTACTGCCCAACGAGCAGGGCGTGATTATGGAGATGCAGTCCGGTAAGCGTATACATGCCGATGCATTGCTCTGGTGTAACGGCCGTACTGGTAACACCAGCTCTCTGGGCCTGGATAATGTCGGCCTGGAAGCTAACCATCGCGGCCAGCTAAGCGTGGATGACCACTACTGTACTGAAGTGGAAAATATTTATGCGGTAGGGGATGTGATAGGCTGGCCAAGCCTCGCCAGTGCTTCTTATGATCAGGGGCGTGCTGTTGCGGCTGCTATTGCAGGGCGTGGCCACCGTGTAATCGAAGATGCACCCACAGGTATTTATACTCTCCCAGAAATTTCCTCGGTCGGTAAGACCGAATCCGAGCTGACCGCGGCCAAAGTGCCTTATGAGGTGGGTCGTGCGCTCTTCAAGCACACCGCACGCGCGCAGATCTCCGGTGAACGAGTGGGTATGCTCAAGATCCTGTTCCACATTGAAACCCGTGAAATCCTGGGTATTCACTGCTTTGGTGCTGAAGCCGCTGAAATTGTGCATATTGGCCAAGCCATTATGAAGCAGCCAGCTCCAAACAACTCGATTGATTATTTCGTCAACACCACTTTTAACTATCCCACCATGGCAGAGGCTTACCGGAGTGCCGCATTGGATGGACTCAACCGGGTTGCACGCTTATGA
- the nqrM gene encoding (Na+)-NQR maturation NqrM produces MTIFIFAFVAMLLVVAGMALGAMVQNKPLKGSCGGLNNIGMKQDCTICGGNDDECEKEQERQRQKEMTTDDLAYDATKRK; encoded by the coding sequence GTGACAATTTTTATATTTGCATTTGTTGCCATGCTACTGGTCGTAGCAGGGATGGCACTCGGAGCCATGGTTCAAAACAAACCATTAAAAGGTTCTTGCGGTGGCCTGAATAATATCGGCATGAAGCAGGACTGTACCATCTGTGGTGGCAATGATGACGAGTGCGAAAAAGAACAAGAGCGCCAGCGCCAGAAAGAGATGACCACTGATGACCTTGCTTACGATGCGACTAAGCGCAAGTAA
- a CDS encoding FAD:protein FMN transferase produces the protein MLNAIKAPKKAKTGPVLPALFLLCVAVFFSACSQAPENWQLSGRTMGTSYHITVVDVPQGVERSKLQTLIDSELQQVNQEMSTYIDDSELMRFNRSPVGEAVHVSQPLADIVEMSLDIYRRSEGAFEVTVGPLVNLWGFGPQPEPERIPSDTDITLLQKVVGSDALKVTRQPDTITRQRPVEIDLSAIAKGHGVDRVAVLLEQQGIRNYLVEIGGELRTLGVNPKSKAWRIGIEAPDSMGQMVQQPIDVSGKSVATSGDYRNYYERDGVRYAHSIDPRTGRPLKHRLASVTVIANTCAEADGLATALNVLGAEAGMALAEREKLAVFMLVKTDKGFEERYSAAFAPYLERSE, from the coding sequence TTGCTAAACGCAATCAAAGCCCCAAAAAAAGCAAAAACAGGGCCCGTTCTTCCGGCCCTGTTTTTGCTTTGTGTGGCTGTATTTTTTTCTGCCTGTTCTCAAGCGCCGGAGAATTGGCAGCTTAGTGGCCGCACCATGGGGACCAGTTATCACATCACGGTTGTCGATGTTCCCCAGGGTGTTGAGCGCAGCAAGTTGCAAACACTGATTGATAGCGAGCTGCAACAAGTCAACCAGGAGATGTCTACCTATATCGATGACTCCGAGTTGATGCGCTTTAATCGCAGTCCTGTTGGTGAGGCGGTTCATGTTAGCCAGCCGCTTGCTGATATTGTGGAGATGTCCCTGGATATCTATCGCCGCAGTGAAGGTGCCTTTGAGGTGACCGTTGGACCCCTGGTTAACCTATGGGGATTTGGTCCACAGCCTGAGCCAGAACGTATTCCCTCGGATACTGACATTACCTTATTGCAGAAGGTGGTAGGTTCCGATGCACTTAAGGTGACCCGGCAACCGGATACTATAACCCGCCAGCGCCCGGTGGAGATTGACCTATCGGCCATCGCCAAGGGGCACGGTGTCGACCGGGTTGCGGTGTTGCTAGAGCAGCAGGGAATCCGTAACTACCTGGTCGAGATCGGTGGTGAACTGCGCACCCTCGGTGTGAATCCAAAGAGTAAGGCATGGCGAATCGGTATCGAGGCTCCTGACTCAATGGGGCAAATGGTTCAGCAACCCATTGATGTCAGCGGTAAATCGGTTGCAACCAGCGGCGACTACCGCAATTACTATGAACGTGATGGTGTACGCTATGCGCATAGCATAGACCCGCGTACCGGGCGTCCGCTAAAGCACCGATTGGCGTCGGTGACTGTCATTGCGAATACTTGTGCCGAGGCAGATGGCCTGGCTACTGCACTGAATGTGCTTGGGGCTGAAGCGGGGATGGCTTTGGCAGAGCGTGAAAAACTGGCTGTGTTCATGCTGGTGAAAACTGACAAGGGATTTGAGGAGCGGTATAGCGCCGCTTTTGCCCCTTACCTAGAGAGGTCTGAGTAG
- the nqrF gene encoding NADH:ubiquinone reductase (Na(+)-transporting) subunit F, with amino-acid sequence MNNIEIILGVAMFTVIVLALVAVILVARSRLVNTGNVNILVNGEKTLTVPAGGKLLQTLAANNLFLASACGGGGSCAQCVCKVNSGGGDMLPTEAAHFTPRDAKEGKRLSCQVAVKQDMEIEVPEEVFGVKQWECTVESNPNVATFIKELTLRLPEGENVDFRAGGYVQLEAPAHHVKFADFDVEEQYRGDWEHFGFFKLESKVTEPVVRAYSMANYPEEKGVVKFNIRIATPPPRTEGVPPGQMSSYVFSLKPGDKIKVYGPFGEFFAKETDNEMIFIGGGAGMAPMRSHIFDQLKRLNSKRKISFWYGARSLREMFYEDDYNGLASEFDNFQWHIALSDPQPEDNWTGYTGFIHNVVYENYLKDHPAPEDCEYYMCGPPMMNAAVINMLKDLGVEDENILLDDFGG; translated from the coding sequence ATGAATAATATTGAAATTATCCTCGGCGTAGCGATGTTTACCGTCATCGTACTGGCGCTGGTGGCGGTGATCCTTGTGGCCCGCTCGCGCCTGGTAAACACCGGCAACGTCAACATCCTGGTAAACGGTGAGAAGACTCTCACCGTACCGGCCGGCGGCAAACTGCTGCAAACCCTGGCTGCCAACAACCTTTTCCTGGCCTCTGCCTGTGGTGGTGGTGGCAGTTGTGCGCAGTGTGTGTGTAAGGTTAACTCCGGTGGCGGTGATATGCTTCCCACCGAAGCGGCTCACTTTACTCCGCGCGATGCGAAGGAAGGTAAGCGCCTTTCCTGTCAGGTTGCTGTTAAGCAAGACATGGAAATCGAAGTACCGGAAGAAGTATTTGGTGTGAAACAGTGGGAGTGCACTGTGGAATCCAACCCCAACGTAGCCACCTTCATCAAAGAGCTGACCCTGCGTCTGCCAGAAGGTGAAAACGTCGACTTCCGTGCGGGCGGTTACGTGCAGCTGGAAGCCCCGGCTCACCATGTAAAATTTGCTGATTTCGATGTGGAAGAGCAATACCGCGGAGACTGGGAGCACTTTGGCTTCTTCAAGCTGGAATCCAAGGTTACTGAGCCTGTGGTACGTGCCTATTCCATGGCCAACTACCCGGAAGAGAAAGGTGTTGTTAAGTTCAACATTCGTATCGCGACTCCGCCGCCGCGCACTGAAGGTGTGCCGCCGGGTCAGATGTCTTCCTACGTGTTCAGCCTGAAGCCTGGTGACAAGATCAAGGTATACGGACCCTTCGGTGAGTTCTTCGCCAAGGAAACCGATAATGAAATGATCTTCATCGGTGGTGGTGCCGGTATGGCACCGATGCGCTCACACATTTTTGACCAGCTCAAGCGCCTGAATTCCAAGCGCAAGATCAGCTTCTGGTACGGTGCTCGTTCCCTGCGCGAGATGTTCTACGAAGATGACTACAATGGTTTGGCTTCCGAGTTCGACAATTTCCAATGGCATATAGCCCTGTCTGACCCGCAACCGGAAGACAACTGGACTGGTTATACGGGGTTCATTCACAACGTTGTGTACGAAAACTACCTGAAGGACCACCCGGCTCCGGAAGACTGTGAGTACTACATGTGTGGACCGCCCATGATGAACGCCGCAGTAATCAATATGCTCAAAGACTTGGGTGTAGAGGATGAAAATATTCTCCTCGATGACTTCGGTGGTTAA
- the nqrE gene encoding NADH:ubiquinone reductase (Na(+)-transporting) subunit E — translation MALAFFLGMCTFLAVSKKIEAAIGLGVAVIVVLTLTVPVNNLIYTYLLKDGALAWAGYPDVDLSFLGLLSYIGVIAALVQILEMFLDKYVPALYNALGVFLPLITVNCAIMGASLFMVEREYAFGESVAYGFGAGLGWALAITALAGIREKLKYSDVPDGLKGLGITFVTVGLMSLGFMSFGGIDI, via the coding sequence ATGGCGCTGGCCTTCTTCCTCGGCATGTGTACCTTCCTTGCCGTATCGAAGAAGATCGAAGCTGCGATCGGCCTGGGTGTAGCGGTTATCGTGGTACTGACGCTGACAGTACCTGTGAACAACCTGATCTACACCTACCTGCTGAAAGACGGCGCACTGGCCTGGGCCGGTTATCCCGACGTGGACCTGAGTTTCCTCGGCCTGCTGTCTTACATCGGCGTTATCGCAGCGCTGGTACAGATCCTGGAGATGTTTCTGGATAAATATGTGCCGGCTCTTTACAACGCACTGGGTGTATTCCTGCCGCTGATTACTGTGAACTGCGCCATTATGGGTGCCTCCCTGTTCATGGTGGAGCGCGAGTACGCATTCGGTGAGAGTGTTGCCTACGGCTTTGGCGCTGGCCTCGGTTGGGCCCTGGCGATTACCGCGCTGGCCGGTATTCGCGAAAAGCTGAAGTACAGCGATGTACCGGATGGCTTGAAAGGCCTGGGCATTACCTTCGTAACTGTTGGTCTGATGTCCCTGGGTTTCATGTCCTTCGGCGGCATCGACATCTAA